Proteins from a single region of Streptomyces sp. TN58:
- a CDS encoding sugar phosphate isomerase/epimerase family protein codes for MAEPVRIPTAKVALSTASVYPESTATAFEIAARLGYDGVEVMVWTDPVSQDIDALRRLSDQHQVPVLAVHAPCLLITQRVWSTDPWVKLQRARSAAERLGASTVVVHPPFRWQRQYAREFVSGIWRMAEETDVRFAVENMYPWRYRDREMLAYAPEWDVTKDDYRHYTVDLSHTATARTDATAMIDRMGDRLAHVHLADGNGSAKDEHLVPGRGTQPCAELLERLARSSFDGHVVIEVNTRRAMSSAEREADLAEALAFTRLHLAAAGHDRARRP; via the coding sequence GTGGCAGAACCCGTCCGCATTCCCACCGCGAAGGTCGCCCTGTCCACCGCCTCCGTCTATCCGGAGTCCACGGCGACCGCCTTCGAGATCGCCGCACGCCTCGGATACGACGGCGTCGAGGTGATGGTGTGGACGGATCCCGTCAGCCAGGACATCGACGCGCTGCGCCGCCTGTCGGACCAGCACCAGGTGCCGGTCCTCGCCGTCCACGCGCCCTGCCTGCTGATCACCCAGCGCGTGTGGTCCACCGATCCGTGGGTCAAGCTCCAGCGCGCCCGGTCGGCGGCCGAGAGGCTGGGCGCGTCCACCGTCGTCGTGCACCCGCCGTTCCGGTGGCAGCGCCAGTACGCGCGGGAGTTCGTGTCCGGCATCTGGCGGATGGCCGAGGAGACCGACGTCCGGTTCGCCGTGGAGAACATGTACCCGTGGCGGTACCGCGACCGCGAGATGCTGGCCTACGCCCCCGAGTGGGACGTGACGAAGGACGACTACCGGCACTACACCGTCGACCTGTCGCACACCGCGACCGCCCGTACCGACGCCACCGCGATGATCGACCGGATGGGGGACCGGCTCGCCCACGTGCACCTCGCCGACGGCAACGGATCGGCCAAGGACGAGCACCTGGTGCCGGGGCGCGGTACGCAGCCCTGCGCCGAGCTGCTGGAACGCCTCGCCCGCAGCTCCTTCGACGGCCATGTGGTGATCGAGGTCAACACGCGGCGCGCGATGTCCTCCGCGGAGCGGGAGGCCGACCTCGCCGAGGCGCTGGCCTTCACCCGCCTGCACCTGGCCGCCGCCGGGCACGACCGGGCCCGCCGGCCGTGA
- a CDS encoding HD domain-containing protein: MADEKADAQGTAGFLFEMGVLKNAKRTGWWFTGNNQPESIAEHSFRVGIVGAVLAMMEGVDPAKVALMCLFHDTQETRIGDIPHIGRRYIDAATNETVTADQVAAAHPAVREGVQRVVGEYESGETPEAIVAKDADKLECLVQAVEYRAQGYSLVQDWIDTSLSSLKTASAQALAEAALTMSPLEWRKTFLGE, from the coding sequence ATGGCAGACGAGAAGGCCGACGCGCAGGGTACGGCCGGGTTTCTCTTCGAGATGGGTGTGCTCAAGAACGCCAAGCGGACCGGTTGGTGGTTCACGGGGAACAACCAGCCGGAGTCGATCGCAGAGCACTCTTTCCGCGTCGGCATCGTCGGTGCCGTCCTGGCCATGATGGAGGGGGTGGACCCTGCCAAGGTGGCATTGATGTGTCTGTTCCACGACACGCAGGAGACCCGGATCGGCGACATCCCGCACATCGGGCGCCGATACATCGACGCGGCGACGAACGAGACGGTCACCGCCGACCAGGTCGCTGCCGCACACCCGGCGGTGCGGGAGGGCGTGCAACGGGTGGTGGGCGAGTACGAAAGTGGTGAGACCCCCGAGGCGATCGTCGCCAAGGACGCCGACAAGCTGGAGTGTCTCGTGCAGGCCGTCGAGTACCGGGCCCAGGGCTACAGCCTGGTGCAGGACTGGATCGACACCTCGCTGAGCAGTCTGAAGACCGCCTCGGCGCAGGCTCTCGCCGAAGCCGCGCTGACCATGTCCCCGCTGGAATGGCGGAAGACCTTCCTGGGCGAGTGA
- a CDS encoding DUF7691 family protein, translated as MSHNISYSTADKAHVLAYLGGKGELTADQLRRLELMRGRARDYQDRLDRQGLDWGLSVPDALEHLIAGHTDSDAACAGNAYTTALQFVIDCNASDGSHLGTYSMPSTFFGLVDDEMRRLGVPADLLPHGFLYGGPPDEFPFIPWSVDGYPAIGHLPLAKAGAAADAYRAVLDRMDPDFRYDVQELLDVLEAEHKEWQRATRDLDWYTQDTLFFRLV; from the coding sequence ATGAGTCACAACATCTCGTACTCGACGGCGGACAAGGCCCACGTGCTGGCCTACCTCGGCGGCAAGGGCGAGCTCACGGCGGATCAGCTGCGGCGGCTGGAGCTCATGCGGGGGCGCGCACGGGACTACCAGGACCGTCTCGACCGGCAGGGCCTGGACTGGGGGTTGTCCGTTCCCGACGCCCTGGAGCACCTGATCGCCGGGCACACCGACTCGGACGCGGCCTGCGCGGGCAACGCCTACACCACCGCCCTGCAGTTCGTCATCGACTGCAACGCCTCCGACGGCTCGCACCTGGGCACGTACTCCATGCCCAGCACCTTCTTCGGACTGGTCGACGACGAGATGCGCCGCCTCGGCGTGCCCGCCGACCTGCTGCCCCACGGGTTCCTCTACGGCGGGCCGCCCGACGAGTTCCCGTTCATCCCCTGGTCGGTGGACGGGTACCCGGCCATCGGGCACCTGCCGCTCGCGAAGGCCGGGGCCGCCGCCGACGCGTACCGGGCCGTGCTGGACCGGATGGACCCCGACTTCCGCTACGACGTGCAGGAGCTCCTCGACGTACTCGAAGCCGAGCACAAGGAGTGGCAGCGGGCGACGAGGGACCTCGACTGGTACACCCAGGACACGCTGTTCTTCCGGCTCGTCTGA